Proteins encoded within one genomic window of Sphaerotilus montanus:
- a CDS encoding RNA-guided endonuclease InsQ/TnpB family protein, translated as MSMRAFRFQLRPKPGTAHALRRFAGACRWVWNRAIGEQQRLRVAGEKFSGYAVMCRWLTVWRNDPDTAWLAETPVQAQQQTLKRLEVSYRRFFEGQGGYPRFRGRGQDAGLRFPKASDCKLDLDNQRLKPPKLGWVRMRQSQPVQGEVRNWTLTQERGRWFVSIQVEQADVIPAAGLVPTLGIDFGVTLFAATTDGECVAPLNALKRQQKYLKRVQRSVSCKVKGSKNRRKAIDRLGRVHARIVAQRSDWLHKLTTRWANEHPVIAIEDLKVAAMSASAKGTATAPGKKLRQKAGLNRSILDQAWGEARRQLEYKTAARGGAVVPGDPAYTSQRCSACGHTARENRPTQARFACEACGHSENADLNAAKNILAAGHAVWVARPEACGAEVRRARPVRGRRAAARKQEPAEGSAAQAVAPAGIPVL; from the coding sequence ATGTCCATGCGAGCCTTCCGCTTCCAGTTGCGCCCCAAGCCCGGCACTGCGCACGCCTTGCGCCGGTTCGCTGGCGCGTGCCGTTGGGTGTGGAACCGGGCCATCGGCGAACAGCAGCGGCTGAGGGTGGCGGGCGAGAAGTTCTCGGGTTACGCGGTGATGTGCCGCTGGCTGACAGTGTGGCGCAACGACCCGGACACGGCGTGGCTGGCTGAAACGCCGGTGCAGGCGCAGCAGCAAACGCTGAAGCGACTGGAGGTGAGCTACCGGCGCTTCTTCGAGGGCCAGGGCGGTTATCCCCGGTTTCGCGGGCGAGGCCAAGATGCCGGACTGCGGTTCCCGAAAGCCTCGGACTGCAAGCTCGACCTGGACAACCAGCGCCTGAAGCCACCGAAACTCGGCTGGGTGCGGATGCGCCAGTCGCAGCCTGTGCAGGGAGAGGTGCGGAACTGGACGCTGACACAGGAGCGGGGCCGCTGGTTCGTGTCGATCCAAGTTGAACAAGCTGACGTGATCCCGGCGGCGGGGCTGGTGCCGACGCTGGGGATCGATTTCGGGGTGACGCTGTTCGCCGCGACGACAGACGGGGAGTGCGTGGCGCCGCTGAATGCGTTGAAGCGGCAGCAGAAGTACCTGAAGCGCGTGCAGCGATCGGTGTCGTGCAAGGTGAAGGGCTCGAAGAACCGGCGCAAGGCGATCGACCGACTGGGCAGGGTGCATGCGCGGATCGTGGCGCAGCGCAGCGACTGGCTGCACAAGCTGACGACGCGGTGGGCGAACGAGCATCCGGTGATCGCGATCGAGGATCTGAAGGTGGCGGCGATGAGCGCCAGCGCCAAGGGCACGGCCACCGCACCAGGAAAGAAGCTGCGGCAGAAGGCGGGACTGAATCGCTCGATCCTGGATCAGGCGTGGGGCGAGGCACGGCGACAACTGGAATACAAGACCGCGGCCCGAGGTGGTGCAGTGGTGCCAGGGGACCCGGCGTACACGAGCCAGCGGTGCAGCGCCTGCGGGCACACCGCCAGAGAGAACCGGCCGACGCAAGCCCGCTTCGCGTGCGAAGCGTGCGGGCACAGCGAGAACGCGGACCTGAACGCCGCGAAGAACATATTGGCCGCGGGACACGCGGTCTGGGTCGCAAGGCCCGAAGCCTGTGGAGCGGAGGTCAGACGCGCCAGACCCGTGAGGGGACGACGCGCAGCCGCGAGGAAGCAGGAACCCGCCGAAGGCTCGGCCGCGCAAGCGGTCGCGCCCGCCGGAATCCCCGTCCTTTAG
- a CDS encoding aspartate aminotransferase family protein — protein sequence MTTADHDPRLDAYWMPFTANRQFKQAPRMLARAEGMHYWTDDGRQILDGVAGLWCVNAGHARPKIVQAIQQQAGEMDYAPPFQMGHPKAFELADELAKLTPAGLNRVFFTNSGSESVETALKMALAYHRVRGEGSRTRLIGRERGYHGVNFGGISVGGIVTNRKMFGTLLSGVDHLRHTHDPARNAFSVGQPEHGADLADDLERLVALHDASTIAAVIVEPIAGSTGVLIPPQGYLQRLRKICDQHGILLIFDEVITGFGRTGQPFASQTFGVVPDMITAAKGITNGSVPMGAVFVQQAIHDTFMNGPAHLIEFFHGYTYSAHPLACAAGLGTLATYADEGLLTRAATMADTFATALHGLRGLPHVVDIRNFGLVGGIELAPRPGEPGKRAFDVFLDCFAHGVMIRTTGDTIALSPPLIISAEQIGQIVETVAAAIRRVV from the coding sequence ATGACCACTGCCGACCACGACCCCCGCCTCGACGCCTACTGGATGCCCTTCACCGCCAACCGCCAGTTCAAGCAGGCGCCGCGGATGCTCGCCCGCGCCGAGGGCATGCACTACTGGACCGACGACGGCCGCCAGATCCTGGACGGCGTGGCGGGCCTCTGGTGCGTCAACGCCGGCCACGCGCGGCCGAAGATCGTGCAGGCCATCCAGCAGCAGGCCGGCGAGATGGACTACGCGCCGCCCTTCCAGATGGGCCACCCGAAGGCGTTCGAACTCGCCGACGAGCTGGCCAAGCTGACCCCGGCTGGGCTGAACCGCGTGTTCTTCACCAACTCCGGCTCGGAGTCGGTCGAGACGGCGCTGAAGATGGCGCTGGCCTACCACCGCGTGCGCGGCGAAGGCAGCCGCACCCGCCTGATCGGCCGCGAGCGCGGTTACCACGGCGTCAACTTCGGCGGCATCTCGGTCGGCGGCATCGTCACCAACCGCAAGATGTTCGGCACGCTGCTGTCCGGCGTGGACCACCTCCGCCACACCCACGACCCGGCCCGCAACGCCTTCAGCGTCGGCCAGCCCGAGCACGGCGCCGACCTCGCCGACGACCTGGAGCGCCTGGTCGCGCTGCACGACGCCTCGACCATTGCCGCCGTTATCGTCGAGCCGATCGCCGGGTCGACGGGCGTGCTGATCCCGCCCCAGGGCTACCTGCAGCGCCTGCGCAAGATCTGCGACCAGCACGGCATCCTGCTGATCTTCGACGAGGTCATCACCGGCTTCGGGCGCACCGGCCAGCCCTTCGCATCGCAGACCTTCGGCGTGGTGCCGGACATGATCACCGCCGCCAAGGGCATCACCAACGGCAGCGTGCCGATGGGCGCGGTGTTCGTGCAGCAGGCGATCCACGACACCTTCATGAACGGCCCGGCGCACCTGATCGAGTTCTTCCACGGCTACACCTACTCGGCGCACCCGCTGGCCTGCGCCGCCGGGCTGGGCACGCTGGCGACCTACGCCGACGAGGGTCTGCTCACGCGCGCCGCCACGATGGCCGACACCTTCGCCACGGCGCTGCACGGTCTGCGCGGGCTGCCGCACGTGGTGGACATCCGCAACTTCGGGCTGGTCGGCGGCATCGAGCTGGCGCCGCGTCCGGGCGAGCCGGGCAAGCGGGCGTTCGACGTGTTCCTCGACTGCTTCGCACACGGCGTGATGATCCGCACCACCGGCGACACCATCGCGCTGTCGCCGCCGCTGATCATCTCGGCCGAGCAGATCGGGCAGATCGTCGAGACCGTGGCCGCGGCGATCC
- a CDS encoding DUF2322 family protein, translating to MTFSDTLKTIPAIDHLAGLQLLDAHGATVATLDNRPGQAGSVAVYQALAQRHGTLNAAAALDGLALYAEHTADANAFPGKHPNIDRLVAIASGALGPLTVQPVPKA from the coding sequence ATGACTTTCTCTGACACGCTCAAGACCATTCCCGCCATCGACCACCTAGCGGGCCTGCAACTGCTGGATGCGCACGGCGCCACCGTCGCCACGCTGGACAACCGCCCCGGACAGGCTGGCTCCGTCGCCGTCTACCAGGCCCTCGCCCAGCGCCACGGCACGCTGAACGCCGCTGCGGCCCTCGACGGCCTGGCACTCTACGCCGAACACACCGCGGATGCCAACGCCTTCCCCGGCAAACACCCGAACATCGACCGCCTCGTGGCGATCGCGTCCGGCGCCCTCGGTCCCCTGACCGTGCAACCCGTGCCCAAGGCCTGA
- a CDS encoding Lrp/AsnC family transcriptional regulator, giving the protein MADPSTPVQLDATDRALLRQLQLDARQSNVELAEQVHLSPSACLRRVRRLEEGGVIARYVALLDPRAVGQSGISYTVVNVERTTTEALRRFEEAVRAEPSILDCFYVAGGNDYLIRFTYRDADDLERFHAEVLTRLPGVMRLNSMLVLRTVKKTTALEV; this is encoded by the coding sequence ATGGCCGACCCCTCCACGCCCGTGCAACTCGATGCCACCGACCGCGCCCTGCTGCGCCAGCTCCAGCTGGATGCGCGGCAGTCGAATGTCGAACTGGCCGAGCAGGTGCACCTTTCGCCGTCGGCCTGCCTGCGGCGGGTGCGGCGGCTGGAGGAGGGCGGTGTCATCGCCCGTTATGTCGCGCTGCTCGATCCGCGCGCGGTCGGGCAGAGCGGCATCTCCTACACCGTGGTCAATGTCGAGCGCACGACCACCGAGGCGCTGCGGCGCTTCGAGGAGGCGGTGCGGGCAGAGCCGTCGATCCTCGACTGCTTCTACGTCGCCGGGGGCAACGACTACCTGATCCGCTTCACCTACCGCGATGCCGACGACCTGGAGCGCTTCCACGCCGAGGTGCTGACGCGGCTGCCGGGCGTGATGCGGCTGAACTCGATGCTGGTGCTGCGCACGGTCAAGAAGACCACCGCGCTGGAGGTGTGA
- the speB gene encoding agmatinase, whose amino-acid sequence MTDFAFLSTHSFLKVPMGPQDPVDRPFGLAGIAWDGSVTNRPGARMAPRAIREASHMLCDGTHPLFDVSPADTLCDLGDLPLPNTSLERMRAAMQPQVATLLAQQRHMVWLGGDHSVTLPLLRAYHQHFGQPLGVLHFDAHCDTWEDHFGEPSGHGTWVYEAIQEGLVLPQAFAQIGIRSAGLRAAREYVRDQGGLIWTARDLRGLESPAQLDNVLQTLRLRWASCGNPPLYLSFDIDALDPAFAPGTGTPEPGGLTTNQALTLIEELAGERWVGMDCVEVAPPYDHAELSSNVAANLVWTYLCGQVAHRTRPA is encoded by the coding sequence ATGACCGACTTCGCCTTTCTCAGCACCCACAGCTTCCTCAAGGTCCCGATGGGGCCGCAGGACCCCGTCGACCGCCCCTTCGGGCTGGCCGGCATTGCCTGGGACGGCAGCGTCACCAACCGCCCCGGCGCCCGGATGGCACCGCGCGCCATCCGCGAAGCCAGCCACATGCTGTGCGATGGCACGCACCCGCTGTTCGACGTCTCGCCCGCCGACACCCTGTGCGACCTCGGCGACCTGCCGCTGCCCAACACCAGCCTGGAGCGCATGCGCGCGGCGATGCAACCGCAGGTCGCCACCCTGCTCGCGCAGCAGCGCCACATGGTCTGGCTCGGCGGCGACCACTCCGTGACGCTGCCGCTGCTGCGCGCCTACCACCAGCACTTCGGGCAGCCGCTGGGCGTGCTGCATTTCGATGCGCACTGCGACACCTGGGAAGACCACTTCGGCGAGCCCAGCGGCCACGGCACCTGGGTCTACGAAGCCATCCAGGAGGGGCTGGTGCTGCCACAGGCCTTCGCGCAGATCGGCATCCGCAGCGCCGGCCTGCGCGCGGCGCGCGAGTACGTGCGCGACCAGGGCGGCCTGATCTGGACCGCCCGCGACCTGCGCGGGCTGGAAAGCCCCGCGCAGCTCGACAACGTCCTGCAGACCCTGCGCCTGCGCTGGGCCTCCTGTGGCAACCCGCCGCTTTACCTGAGTTTCGACATCGACGCGCTCGACCCGGCCTTCGCTCCCGGCACCGGCACGCCCGAGCCGGGCGGTCTCACGACGAACCAGGCGCTGACGCTGATCGAGGAACTGGCGGGCGAGCGCTGGGTCGGCATGGACTGCGTCGAGGTGGCCCCGCCCTATGACCATGCAGAGCTGTCGAGCAACGTGGCCGCGAACCTCGTCTGGACCTACCTGTGCGGACAGGTGGCGCACCGCACCAGACCGGCGTGA
- a CDS encoding hemerythrin domain-containing protein — translation MAMHLSETAAAAAAPVVLSDQQEMEALDSCHREVLGALRGLVTLLDHLDAQGVDATARRLAADAVRFFSETARAHHADEERVVFPGLLRSDDAVLVQHVQRLQQDHGWLEEDWLSLSPQLDAVSKGYSWYDIDELRHAVDIFTALYQDHIDLEESLIYPEARRLLAARTDAGRGRERAAARR, via the coding sequence ATGGCCATGCACCTGTCTGAAACTGCCGCAGCCGCTGCTGCCCCGGTCGTGCTGAGTGATCAGCAGGAAATGGAGGCGCTCGACAGCTGTCACCGCGAGGTGCTGGGCGCGCTGCGCGGACTGGTGACGCTGCTCGACCATCTGGACGCCCAGGGCGTGGACGCCACCGCCCGCCGACTGGCCGCCGACGCGGTGCGTTTTTTCAGCGAGACCGCCCGCGCCCACCATGCCGACGAGGAACGGGTGGTGTTCCCGGGCCTGCTGCGCAGCGACGACGCGGTGCTGGTGCAGCACGTGCAGCGCCTGCAGCAGGACCACGGCTGGCTGGAGGAAGACTGGCTGAGCCTGTCGCCCCAGCTCGACGCGGTCTCCAAGGGCTACAGCTGGTACGACATCGACGAGTTGCGCCACGCCGTCGACATCTTCACCGCGCTCTACCAGGACCACATCGACCTGGAAGAGTCGCTGATCTACCCCGAAGCCCGGCGCCTGCTGGCCGCCCGCACGGACGCGGGTCGGGGCCGCGAGCGCGCCGCCGCGCGCCGCTGA
- a CDS encoding ABC transporter ATP-binding protein, with protein MARSMPDAGLQVERLRFHFPHHALFTDWSAQFGPGLGLVRGGDGSGKSTLLRLLAGSLAPQAGRLVLNGADLAQHPLAYRAQVFWCDPADEALDGLGARDYLALRQSQHPGWDAAVLAEDLEALGLLPHLDKPLYALSTGTRRKLRLAAGLASGAPLTLFDDPLAALDLRSADYVLDRLDDCAEAADRVVIVAHHAALDGVPLATLVDLPGDGSASS; from the coding sequence ATGGCCAGGTCCATGCCCGATGCCGGACTGCAGGTCGAGCGCCTGCGCTTCCATTTCCCGCACCACGCGCTGTTCACCGACTGGTCAGCGCAGTTCGGCCCCGGCCTGGGTCTGGTGCGTGGCGGCGATGGCAGCGGCAAGTCGACGCTGCTGCGGCTGCTGGCCGGGTCGCTGGCGCCGCAGGCGGGGCGGCTGGTGCTGAACGGTGCCGACCTGGCGCAGCATCCGCTGGCCTACCGGGCGCAGGTCTTCTGGTGCGATCCGGCGGACGAGGCACTGGACGGGCTGGGCGCGCGGGACTATCTGGCGCTGCGCCAGTCGCAGCATCCGGGCTGGGACGCGGCGGTGCTGGCGGAGGATCTGGAGGCACTCGGGCTGCTGCCGCACCTCGACAAGCCGCTCTATGCACTGTCCACCGGCACGCGGCGCAAGCTGCGGCTGGCGGCGGGGCTGGCCAGCGGGGCGCCGCTGACGCTGTTCGACGATCCGCTGGCGGCGCTGGACCTGCGCTCCGCGGACTATGTGCTCGACAGGCTGGACGACTGCGCGGAGGCCGCTGACCGCGTCGTCATCGTCGCCCACCATGCGGCGCTGGACGGCGTGCCGCTGGCCACGCTGGTCGATCTGCCCGGCGACGGCTCCGCATCCTCGTAG
- the aceA gene encoding isocitrate lyase gives MTNLTREQQIAALEKDWAENPRWKLVKRGYSAADVVRLRGSMQPEYTLAKNGAEKLWDKVNGGAKKGYVNAFGAITAGQAMQQAKAGLEAVYLSGWQVAADGNTSETMYPDQSLYAYDSVPTMVRRINNTFKRADEIQWGRGINPGDEGFVDYFLPIVADAEAGFGGVLNAFELMKNMIASGAAGVHFEDQLAAVKKCGHMGGKVLVPTREAVEKLIAARFAADVMGVPTIVLARTDAEAANLLTSDCDDNDRPFVTGERTQEGFYRVKNGLEQAISRGIAYAPYADLVWCETGVPDIGFAREFAQAVHGACPGKLLSYNCSPSFNWRKNLNDSQIAAFQEELSALGYKYQFITLAGIHINWYNTFQFAHAYAQGEGMKHYVNMVQEPEFQAREQGYTFVSHQQEVGAGYFDDVTTVIQGGSSSVKALTGSTEEEQFH, from the coding sequence ATGACGAACCTGACCCGTGAACAACAGATCGCCGCCCTCGAAAAAGACTGGGCTGAAAACCCCCGCTGGAAGCTGGTGAAGCGTGGCTACAGCGCTGCCGACGTCGTGCGTCTGCGCGGCTCCATGCAGCCCGAGTACACGCTGGCCAAGAACGGCGCCGAAAAGCTGTGGGACAAGGTCAACGGCGGCGCCAAGAAGGGCTACGTCAACGCATTCGGCGCGATCACCGCTGGTCAAGCCATGCAGCAAGCCAAGGCCGGTCTGGAAGCCGTGTACCTGTCGGGCTGGCAGGTCGCCGCTGACGGCAACACGTCGGAAACCATGTACCCCGACCAGTCACTGTACGCCTACGACTCGGTGCCGACGATGGTCCGCCGCATCAACAACACGTTCAAGCGTGCCGACGAAATCCAGTGGGGCCGTGGCATCAACCCGGGCGACGAAGGCTTCGTCGACTACTTCCTGCCGATCGTCGCTGACGCGGAAGCTGGTTTCGGCGGCGTGCTGAACGCGTTCGAACTGATGAAGAACATGATCGCGTCGGGCGCCGCTGGCGTTCACTTCGAAGACCAGCTCGCCGCGGTCAAGAAGTGCGGTCACATGGGTGGCAAGGTGCTGGTCCCGACCCGCGAAGCCGTCGAGAAGCTGATCGCCGCGCGTTTCGCTGCCGACGTGATGGGCGTGCCCACCATCGTTCTGGCCCGCACCGACGCTGAAGCCGCCAACCTGCTGACCAGCGACTGCGACGACAACGACCGCCCGTTCGTCACCGGCGAGCGCACGCAAGAAGGCTTCTACCGCGTCAAGAACGGTCTGGAACAAGCCATCAGCCGCGGCATCGCCTACGCCCCCTACGCCGACCTGGTGTGGTGCGAAACCGGCGTGCCGGACATCGGCTTCGCCCGTGAATTCGCGCAAGCCGTCCACGGCGCCTGCCCGGGCAAGCTGCTGTCGTACAACTGCTCGCCGTCGTTCAACTGGCGCAAGAACCTGAACGACAGCCAGATCGCTGCGTTCCAGGAAGAGCTGAGCGCGCTGGGCTACAAGTACCAGTTCATCACGCTGGCCGGCATCCACATCAACTGGTACAACACGTTCCAGTTCGCCCACGCCTACGCCCAGGGCGAAGGCATGAAGCACTACGTCAACATGGTGCAAGAGCCGGAATTCCAGGCCCGCGAACAAGGCTACACCTTCGTGTCGCACCAGCAGGAAGTCGGCGCTGGCTACTTCGACGACGTCACCACCGTGATCCAGGGCGGATCAAGCTCGGTCAAGGCGCTGACCGGTTCGACCGAAGAAGAGCAGTTCCACTGA
- a CDS encoding putative bifunctional diguanylate cyclase/phosphodiesterase, whose translation MKSSRHLCDFVSTGCQLTQLLEGVGESIVHVDAQWVVRYCNDVYLRGMGLRAEQVIGKTPFDYHPGFRRSIFFDTIEACRRDGQPRMAIGYSTAVQRWLMVRVYPHEGGMMSLANDATESVVRQFQLAQEALRDPLTRVGNQRAMEQDIKALVDRGETFSLVLFSLRRFNTINDSLGHSQGDLALMEIASRLQSVTRDHEHLYRLNGVEFVLLTPAQGEALQERTDALAARLGEPITMRGQNFRLGAAFGVVGAPDHGDAPEVLLRRAALALRCAKRSAGEQIVHFDDRLEAAGRLRMALEGDFRAALQRHGDSDGLALALQPKGRLKDGHVVGAEALIRWRHAERGPLSPADFLPMAQECGLMVELDRWVLDEALRLQRNLMNLGHQLPLSINLSVEGLADVQLAGNVSAALLRWGVPSSLLEIEIPEGALMRDVEVSGRVLAELSALGVRISIDDFGTGYSSFAYLARFPVSTLKIDRSFVRDMCTKAASKTIVRSLVSLAHALSMDVVAEGAETDAEMAMLRRMHCDVVQGFGYGRPLPFDTFVSFVSQRMSGGVAGRVGEASPSPFVI comes from the coding sequence ATGAAATCGAGTCGGCATTTGTGTGATTTTGTATCTACGGGCTGCCAGCTGACCCAACTTCTGGAGGGTGTGGGCGAATCGATCGTGCATGTCGATGCGCAGTGGGTGGTGCGGTACTGCAACGACGTCTATCTGCGCGGCATGGGCCTGCGCGCCGAGCAGGTGATCGGCAAGACGCCCTTCGACTACCACCCGGGCTTCCGCCGCTCGATCTTCTTCGACACCATCGAGGCCTGCCGGCGCGATGGCCAGCCGCGCATGGCCATCGGCTATTCCACCGCGGTGCAGCGCTGGCTGATGGTGCGCGTCTACCCGCACGAGGGCGGGATGATGTCGCTGGCCAACGATGCGACCGAGTCGGTCGTGCGCCAGTTCCAGCTCGCGCAGGAGGCGCTGCGCGACCCGCTCACCCGCGTGGGCAACCAGCGTGCGATGGAACAGGACATCAAGGCGCTGGTCGACCGCGGCGAGACCTTCTCGCTGGTGCTGTTCAGCCTGCGCCGCTTCAACACGATCAACGACTCGCTGGGCCATTCCCAGGGCGATCTGGCGCTGATGGAAATCGCCTCGCGCCTGCAGTCGGTCACGCGGGACCACGAGCATCTCTACCGGCTCAATGGCGTGGAGTTCGTGCTGCTGACGCCAGCGCAAGGCGAGGCCCTGCAGGAGCGCACCGATGCGCTCGCAGCGCGGCTCGGCGAGCCGATCACGATGCGGGGCCAGAATTTCCGGCTCGGCGCGGCCTTCGGGGTGGTCGGTGCGCCGGACCACGGCGATGCACCCGAGGTGCTGCTGCGCCGCGCCGCGCTGGCGCTGCGCTGTGCCAAGCGCAGTGCAGGCGAGCAGATCGTCCACTTCGACGACCGGCTGGAAGCGGCTGGCCGGCTGCGCATGGCGCTGGAGGGGGATTTCCGCGCCGCCCTGCAGCGCCACGGTGACAGCGACGGCCTGGCGCTGGCGCTGCAACCGAAGGGGCGCCTGAAGGACGGCCATGTGGTGGGCGCCGAGGCGCTGATCCGCTGGCGCCATGCCGAGCGCGGGCCGCTGTCACCGGCAGATTTCCTGCCGATGGCACAGGAATGCGGCCTGATGGTGGAGCTGGACCGCTGGGTGCTGGACGAGGCGCTGCGCCTGCAGCGCAACCTGATGAACCTGGGCCACCAGCTGCCGCTGAGCATCAACCTGTCGGTCGAGGGGCTGGCCGACGTGCAGCTGGCCGGCAACGTCTCGGCGGCGCTGCTGCGCTGGGGCGTGCCGTCCTCGCTGCTGGAGATCGAGATTCCCGAGGGCGCGCTGATGCGCGACGTGGAGGTGAGCGGCCGGGTGCTGGCGGAGCTGTCGGCGCTGGGCGTGCGCATCAGCATCGACGACTTCGGCACCGGCTATTCCTCGTTCGCGTACCTGGCGCGCTTTCCGGTGAGCACGCTGAAGATCGACCGCTCCTTCGTGCGCGACATGTGCACCAAGGCGGCCAGCAAGACCATCGTGCGCAGCCTGGTGAGCCTGGCGCATGCGCTGTCGATGGACGTGGTGGCCGAAGGCGCCGAGACCGACGCCGAGATGGCCATGCTGCGCCGCATGCACTGCGACGTGGTGCAGGGCTTCGGCTACGGGCGGCCGCTGCCCTTCGACACCTTCGTGTCCTTCGTCAGCCAGCGCATGAGCGGGGGTGTCGCCGGGCGGGTCGGCGAAGCCTCGCCGAGCCCCTTCGTCATCTGA
- a CDS encoding sulfite exporter TauE/SafE family protein produces the protein MLSDWTLLVAAAFAAGVLNAIAGGGSFLTFPALVFTGLPPIMANATSAVAVSPGYLGSALGFRSELAALPRERLVREGLLCATGGVCGALLLLVTPAKVFSAAVPWLLLFATVLFAVGPRLVAARARRGAGDVHPVAQGLGLFLVAVYGGYFNGGLGILLMALYTLTGESRVHTANALKNLNSLVLSLLSVAAFAWAGAIHWPSALVMMVAATAGGFAGARLARRLPAATVRATVVLTGLVMAAVFFLRH, from the coding sequence ATGCTGTCAGACTGGACCCTCCTCGTCGCTGCCGCCTTCGCCGCGGGCGTGCTGAACGCCATCGCGGGCGGCGGCAGTTTTCTCACCTTCCCGGCGCTGGTCTTCACCGGACTGCCGCCCATCATGGCCAACGCGACCAGCGCGGTGGCGGTGAGTCCGGGCTATCTGGGCAGCGCGCTGGGATTCCGCAGCGAGTTAGCCGCCCTGCCCCGCGAGCGGCTGGTGCGCGAGGGTCTGCTCTGCGCCACGGGCGGGGTGTGCGGTGCGCTGCTCCTGCTGGTGACGCCGGCGAAGGTGTTCTCGGCCGCGGTGCCGTGGCTGCTGCTGTTCGCCACGGTGCTGTTCGCGGTCGGACCGCGGCTGGTGGCCGCGCGGGCCCGGCGCGGTGCCGGCGACGTACACCCGGTGGCCCAGGGCCTCGGGCTGTTCCTGGTCGCGGTCTATGGCGGCTACTTCAATGGCGGGCTCGGCATCCTGCTGATGGCGCTCTACACGCTGACCGGCGAGAGCCGCGTCCACACCGCCAACGCGCTGAAGAACCTGAACTCCCTGGTGCTGTCGCTGCTGTCGGTGGCGGCATTCGCCTGGGCGGGCGCGATCCACTGGCCCAGCGCGCTGGTGATGATGGTGGCGGCCACGGCCGGCGGGTTTGCCGGCGCCCGGCTCGCACGGCGCCTGCCGGCCGCGACCGTGCGTGCCACGGTGGTGCTCACCGGGCTGGTGATGGCCGCGGTCTTCTTTCTGCGCCATTGA
- a CDS encoding DUF1499 domain-containing protein — protein MKTFVLVLLSLVAAVLTGARLGLLNGQRPNDLGVTNGRLKPPSLTRNSVSSQARLFPGHPQQAYAVIEPLPLRDGSATASMQTLATVLQTMPGVTIVEQRPDYLYAQAQTRWLRFVDDVEFWVDPAGGVIEVRSASRLGREDFGVNRQRIDAVRAAYLAAAVSLR, from the coding sequence ATGAAAACGTTTGTCCTGGTCCTGCTGAGTCTGGTGGCTGCCGTGCTGACCGGCGCGCGGCTCGGCCTGCTGAACGGCCAGCGGCCGAACGACCTCGGTGTCACCAACGGCCGCCTCAAGCCCCCTTCGCTGACACGCAACAGCGTCAGCAGCCAGGCACGGCTGTTTCCCGGCCATCCGCAGCAGGCCTACGCCGTGATCGAGCCGCTGCCCCTGCGGGATGGCAGTGCGACCGCGTCGATGCAGACACTGGCCACGGTGCTGCAGACCATGCCGGGCGTCACCATCGTCGAGCAGCGCCCGGACTACCTGTACGCGCAGGCGCAGACCCGCTGGCTGCGTTTCGTGGACGACGTGGAGTTCTGGGTCGATCCGGCAGGCGGCGTCATCGAGGTGCGCAGCGCCAGCCGGCTCGGCCGGGAAGACTTCGGCGTGAACCGGCAACGGATCGACGCCGTGCGCGCCGCTTATCTGGCCGCGGCAGTCTCGCTCAGATGA